One genomic region from Jilunia laotingensis encodes:
- a CDS encoding GAF domain-containing protein: protein MSEELNHVSGSKEERYASLLPQIRSLIEGEPDMIANLANVAAALKEAFDFFWVGFYLVKGEELVLAPFQGPVACTRIRKGRGVCGVAWQEKQAQVVPDVDAFPGHIACSSLSRSEIVVPLIRNDEVWGVLDIDSDKLGFFDETDLRYLKEISTYL from the coding sequence ATGTCTGAAGAACTGAATCATGTTTCGGGTAGTAAGGAGGAACGCTATGCTTCCTTGCTACCTCAGATTCGTTCGCTGATAGAGGGCGAACCTGATATGATTGCTAATCTGGCAAATGTGGCGGCTGCATTGAAAGAGGCTTTTGATTTCTTTTGGGTTGGCTTCTATCTGGTGAAGGGAGAGGAACTGGTGCTTGCTCCTTTTCAGGGACCTGTGGCTTGTACACGTATTCGGAAGGGCAGGGGTGTCTGCGGTGTGGCGTGGCAGGAGAAACAAGCTCAGGTTGTTCCCGATGTGGATGCTTTCCCCGGGCATATCGCATGTAGCTCCCTTTCCCGGTCGGAGATAGTAGTCCCTCTGATAAGAAACGATGAAGTATGGGGAGTGCTGGATATAGACAGTGATAAACTGGGCTTTTTCGATGAAACGGATCTGAGATATCTGAAGGAAATAAGTACCTATTTATAG